The Linepithema humile isolate Giens D197 chromosome 7, Lhum_UNIL_v1.0, whole genome shotgun sequence genome has a window encoding:
- the LOC105673609 gene encoding probable multidrug resistance-associated protein lethal(2)03659 isoform X1, with translation MINDGQRKYPINPRQNANVFSLVTYWWTRKIFWTGYNKDLEESDLYVTLKQDRTSYLGEIIGNAWKKEVDSCAKKKNGSTPQLLRVLLRCFGIPFLLIGIGEAVMELFSRMYQPVLFASLLRNFSNNRDEWSNEVYYCAAGMILLSILDCFIIHYTMHCTMHIGLRIKIACTSLIYQKILKLSNSVLDYETSVGQMVNFLSSDITRLESSLWDLHYIWIAPIQVVWISYNVFNEVGWAGIIGMAVLLLFIPFQALLAKKMTPLTLKSAERSDDRLRLMNQVIAGLQVIKMYVWEKPFYTLVEKARKREMNIIKKYSILKQLALTLDCYVPRLCLFVTILAYVLFGNYINPEKVYLVTAYFNVLRNSMIFGFSMGLHQLVQALVSIRRLRKFMMHSEITKTKQNPDRMDVKSSFALRMINVNAKWHGDGKDDTLRNVNLTVAPGSFVAIVGQVGSGKSSLLQAILQELPLTSGSIDSCGRINYISQQPWIFASSVKQNILFGQKVDKSRYAKVIRVCQMESDICSFPHGDSTAVGERGINLSGGQRARINLARAIYKDADIYLLDDPLSAVDSHVSKRLIDDCICGYLKDKTRILVTHQLQYLQLADQIVVMNNGAIKQKGTFNELQALGLDFMKLLKTTEPASKEADVGRPESRRRSSARCETKSGDEDSDVSPVEMREIAAKGHLSRDVFFAYFKASKKPFMIAMMILIFLVNQIVSGGSDYFVAFWVNVESNSWHESDNSTKEFLWDGPLSRDSMIYIYSAMIVGIILLWQLQTIVYFTVCMWSSVNLHSDMFHSILRTTMYFYNTNPAGRILNRFARDINIVDTMLSMCIFDIIVIGLILITVVIMVIAVTPWLAIPTMVCTCIFVFFRSIYICTSRNIKRLEGTTRSPIFDHLGASLQGLTTIRAFNAEEILMADLCNHQDVHSSACFLFMSTSRAFGFYIDVICQLYIGVIIAAFTFFDGLAVVSNIGLIITQTMSLTMMLQWGIRQTAELESQLTSIERILEYSRLEEEPMIDGKPETKPPDDWPTKGLVEFKDVNLMYIRGGAHVLKSINFIVLPKEKIGIVGRTGAGKSSLINALFRLAYIEGEIRIDDVSTDAIALHDFRSKISIIPQEPFLFTGSLRRNLDPFDQFSDAVLWQALQDVELKETISDMAGGLDTKVSDEGSNFSVGQRQLLCLARAIVKNNRIMVLDEATANIDPYTDSLIQKTVKTKFVNCTVFTIAHRLNTIMDSDRIFVMDAGCLVEFDHPYILLQRKGRFYNMVQQTGVMAENLMDIAAKSFYEKDRPPSR, from the exons ATGATAAACGACGGTCAAAGAAAATATCCAATAAATCCACGGCAAAATGCGAATGTATTCTCTCTCGTTACTTACTG GTGGACCCGAAAGATTTTTTGGACTggatataataaagatttggAAGAGAGCGATCTATACGTCACACTTAAACAAGACAGAACCAGTTACTTAGGCGAAATTATAGGCAATGCTTGGAAAAAAGAAGTAGATTCGTGcgctaaaaagaaaaatggctCCACGCCACAATTACTCAGAGTGTTGTTACGCTGTTTTGGCAtaccatttttattaattggaaTCGGAGAAGCAGTAATGGAATTATTCTCCAG aatgTATCAACCGGTATTATTCGCCTCTTTGTTACGCAATTTCTCAAACAACAGAGATGAATGGAGCAACGAGGTGTATTACTGCGCTGCCGGTATGATACTGTTATCTATCCTGGACTGTTTCATCATACATTACACAATGCATTGCACCATGCATATAGGACTGAGAATTAAAATAGCCTGTActtcattaatttatcaaaagatattaaaactttcaaattCTGTGCTGGATTACGAGACGTCTGTTGGACAG atgGTCAATTTTTTGAGCAGTGATATTACCAGGTTGGAATCGTCCTTGTGGGATCTGCACTACATTTGGATCGCTCCTATTCAAGTGGTATGGATTTCGTATAATGTATTTAACGAAGTTGGATGGGCGGGGATAATCGGAATGGCCGttcttttactatttattcCTTTTCAAG cGTTATTGGCAAAAAAAATGACACCTTTAACGCTTAAATCAGCGGAGAGATCAGACGATAGGCTCAGACTGATGAATCAAGTAATCGCGGGATTGCAAGTGATTAAAATGTATGTTTGGGAGAAACCGTTTTACACTCTCGTGGAGAAAGCAAGGAA ACGtgaaatgaatataataaaaaaatactcaattttaaaacaattagcTCTTACTCTCGACTGCTATGTGCCACGATTGTGTCTCTTTGTCACGATATTAGCGTATGTTCTATTCGGGAATTATATCAATCCTGAAAAGGTGTACTTAGTCACAGCATACTTCAATGTCTTGCGAAACTCAATGATCTTTGGATTTTCAATGG GTCTCCATCAGCTGGTGCAGGCACTGGTATCTATTCGTCGTTTGCGAAAATTTATGATGCATTCAGAGATTACAAAGACAAAACAAAACCCAGATCGAATGGATGTTAAAAGCTCGTTTGCGCTTCGCATGATCAACGTCAACGCCAAATGGCATGGTGACGGTAAGGATGATACACTGCGCAACGTGAATCTGACAGTGGCCCCTGGTAGTTTCGTCGCCATTGTCGGTCAGGTGGGTTCTGGCAAAAGTAGTCTATTGCAAGCGATCCTTCAAGAACTGCCTTTGACGAGCGGGAGCATCGACAGTTGCGGCCGAATAAATTACATCAGTCAGCAACCGTGGATCTTCGCCTCTTCTGTGAAGCAGAACATTCTGTTCGGTCAAAAAGTGGACAAGTCGCGTTATGCCAAAGTGATCCGGGTGTGCCAAATGGAATCGGACATATGCTCATTTCCGCACGGTGATTCCACCGCTGTTGGTGAGAGAGGAATAAATCTGAGCGGTGGCCAGCGAGCTCGGATAAATCTAGCGCGAGCGATCTATAAAGACGCCGATATTTATCTGCTGGACGATCCTCTCTCTGCTGTGGATTCACACGTCAGTAAACGTCTCATTGATGACTGTATTTGCGGCTACTTAAAG GACAAAACGAGGATTCTGGTAACGCATCAGCTACAATATTTGCAACTCGCCGACCAAATCGTCGTGATGAACAACGGCGCTATCAAACAGAAGGGTACTTTCAACGAGTTGCAAGCACTAGGCCTGGATTTCATGAAATTGCTGAAGACAACAGAGCCAGCGAGCAAAGAAGCTGACGTCGGTCGGCCCGAGAGTCGCCGTCGAAGCTCTGCAAGATGCGAGACAAAAAGCGGCGACGAAGATTCAGATGTCTCGCCTGTTGAAATGCGCGAAATAGCAGCAAAGGGTCATCTATCTCGCGACGTGTTCTTCGCCTACTTCAAAGCGAGCAAAAAACCCTTCATGATCGCGATGATGATACTGATTTTCTTAGTGAACCAAATAGTGTCCGGCGGTAGCGATTACTTCGTCGCGTTTTGGGTAAACGTCGAATCGAATTCGTGGCATGAAAGCGACAATTCGACGAAGGAGTTTCTATGGGACGGTCCGTTGTCCCGTGATTCGATGATCTACATATACAGCGCGATGATAGTGGGCATTATACTGCTGTGGCAACTTCAGACGATTGTGTACTTTACAGTATGCATGTGGTCCTCGGTGAATTTACATTCCGACATGTTTCACAGTATATTGCGCACTACTATGTACTTCTACAATACCAACCCAGCTGGTCGTATATTAAACAG ATTCGCCAGAGACATCAATATCGTCGATACAATGTTGTCGATGTGCATTTTCGACATTATCGTAATAGGACTCATCTTAATCACAGTAGTAATTATGGTCATCGCAGTTACTCCATGGCTGGCGATACCTACGATGGTTTGTACCtgcatttttgttttcttccgCTCAATATATATCTGCACCAGTCGCAATATTAAACGGCTTGAAGGAACAA CGCGTTCGCCTATCTTCGATCATCTCGGAGCGTCTCTGCAAGGTCTAACGACAATCAGAGCCTTCAACGCCGAAGAAATATTAATGGCAGATTTGTGCAATCATCAAGATGTCCATTCATCCGCCTGCTTCCTCTTCATGTCCACTTCTCGAGCCTTCGGATTCTACATTGACGTGATTTGCCAATTGTACATCGGGGTGATAATTGCAGCTTTTACGTTCTTCGATGGTTTGGCCGTGGTCAGTAACATCGGTTTGATCATCACGCAGACCATGTCGTTGACGATGATGCTGCAGTGGGGAATCCGACAGACGGCTGAATTGGAGAGTCAGTTGACTTCGATAGAGAGAATCCTCGAGTATAGTCGCTTAGAGGAGGAGCCGATGATCGACGGTAAACCGGAGACCAAACCACCGGATGATTGGCCGACGAAGGGTCTCGTGGAATTCAAAGATGTGAATTTAATGTACATTCGCGGAGGTGCTCATGTACTTAAAAGTATCAATTTCATTGTCCTGCCGAAGGAAAAAATCGGTATTGTCGGCAGAACCGGCGCGGGAAAGTCGTCACTGATTAACGCTCTTTTCCGTCTGGCCTACATAGAGGGAGAGATTCGCATAGATGATGTGTCCACCGACGCGATTGCCTTGCACGATTTCCGATCAAAGATCAGTATTATCCCGCAGGAACCGTTCTTGTTCACCGGCAGTCTGCGACGCAACCTTGATCCCTTTGATCAGTTCTCTGACGCGGTATTATGGCAGGCTCTTCAGGATGTTGAATTGAAAGAAACGATTTCCGACATGGCCGGTGGATTGGACACCAAAGTATCGGACGAGGGGTCGAATTTTAGCGTCGGGCAGCGACAACTCTTGTGCCTTGCGCGCGCTATCGTCAAGAACAATCGAATTATGGTGTTGGATGAGGCAACTGCCAATATCGATCCTTACACGGATTCCTTGATACAAAAAACAGTTAAgacaaaatttgtaaattgcaCTGTATTCACTATAGCTCACAGATTGAACACTATTATGGATAGCGATAGAATATTTGTGATGGATGCTGGGTGCCTTGTG GAATTTGATCACCCATACATTCTTTTACAACGAAAAGGacgtttttataatatggTACAACAGACAGGTGTGATGGCCGAAAATCTTATGGACATTGCTGCAAAA AGTTTCTATGAAAAGGATAGACCACCGTCCAGATGA
- the LOC105673609 gene encoding probable multidrug resistance-associated protein lethal(2)03659 isoform X3: protein MVNFLSSDITRLESSLWDLHYIWIAPIQVVWISYNVFNEVGWAGIIGMAVLLLFIPFQALLAKKMTPLTLKSAERSDDRLRLMNQVIAGLQVIKMYVWEKPFYTLVEKARKREMNIIKKYSILKQLALTLDCYVPRLCLFVTILAYVLFGNYINPEKVYLVTAYFNVLRNSMIFGFSMGLHQLVQALVSIRRLRKFMMHSEITKTKQNPDRMDVKSSFALRMINVNAKWHGDGKDDTLRNVNLTVAPGSFVAIVGQVGSGKSSLLQAILQELPLTSGSIDSCGRINYISQQPWIFASSVKQNILFGQKVDKSRYAKVIRVCQMESDICSFPHGDSTAVGERGINLSGGQRARINLARAIYKDADIYLLDDPLSAVDSHVSKRLIDDCICGYLKDKTRILVTHQLQYLQLADQIVVMNNGAIKQKGTFNELQALGLDFMKLLKTTEPASKEADVGRPESRRRSSARCETKSGDEDSDVSPVEMREIAAKGHLSRDVFFAYFKASKKPFMIAMMILIFLVNQIVSGGSDYFVAFWVNVESNSWHESDNSTKEFLWDGPLSRDSMIYIYSAMIVGIILLWQLQTIVYFTVCMWSSVNLHSDMFHSILRTTMYFYNTNPAGRILNRFARDINIVDTMLSMCIFDIIVIGLILITVVIMVIAVTPWLAIPTMVCTCIFVFFRSIYICTSRNIKRLEGTTRSPIFDHLGASLQGLTTIRAFNAEEILMADLCNHQDVHSSACFLFMSTSRAFGFYIDVICQLYIGVIIAAFTFFDGLAVVSNIGLIITQTMSLTMMLQWGIRQTAELESQLTSIERILEYSRLEEEPMIDGKPETKPPDDWPTKGLVEFKDVNLMYIRGGAHVLKSINFIVLPKEKIGIVGRTGAGKSSLINALFRLAYIEGEIRIDDVSTDAIALHDFRSKISIIPQEPFLFTGSLRRNLDPFDQFSDAVLWQALQDVELKETISDMAGGLDTKVSDEGSNFSVGQRQLLCLARAIVKNNRIMVLDEATANIDPYTDSLIQKTVKTKFVNCTVFTIAHRLNTIMDSDRIFVMDAGCLVEFDHPYILLQRKGRFYNMVQQTGVMAENLMDIAAKSFYEKDRPPSR, encoded by the exons atgGTCAATTTTTTGAGCAGTGATATTACCAGGTTGGAATCGTCCTTGTGGGATCTGCACTACATTTGGATCGCTCCTATTCAAGTGGTATGGATTTCGTATAATGTATTTAACGAAGTTGGATGGGCGGGGATAATCGGAATGGCCGttcttttactatttattcCTTTTCAAG cGTTATTGGCAAAAAAAATGACACCTTTAACGCTTAAATCAGCGGAGAGATCAGACGATAGGCTCAGACTGATGAATCAAGTAATCGCGGGATTGCAAGTGATTAAAATGTATGTTTGGGAGAAACCGTTTTACACTCTCGTGGAGAAAGCAAGGAA ACGtgaaatgaatataataaaaaaatactcaattttaaaacaattagcTCTTACTCTCGACTGCTATGTGCCACGATTGTGTCTCTTTGTCACGATATTAGCGTATGTTCTATTCGGGAATTATATCAATCCTGAAAAGGTGTACTTAGTCACAGCATACTTCAATGTCTTGCGAAACTCAATGATCTTTGGATTTTCAATGG GTCTCCATCAGCTGGTGCAGGCACTGGTATCTATTCGTCGTTTGCGAAAATTTATGATGCATTCAGAGATTACAAAGACAAAACAAAACCCAGATCGAATGGATGTTAAAAGCTCGTTTGCGCTTCGCATGATCAACGTCAACGCCAAATGGCATGGTGACGGTAAGGATGATACACTGCGCAACGTGAATCTGACAGTGGCCCCTGGTAGTTTCGTCGCCATTGTCGGTCAGGTGGGTTCTGGCAAAAGTAGTCTATTGCAAGCGATCCTTCAAGAACTGCCTTTGACGAGCGGGAGCATCGACAGTTGCGGCCGAATAAATTACATCAGTCAGCAACCGTGGATCTTCGCCTCTTCTGTGAAGCAGAACATTCTGTTCGGTCAAAAAGTGGACAAGTCGCGTTATGCCAAAGTGATCCGGGTGTGCCAAATGGAATCGGACATATGCTCATTTCCGCACGGTGATTCCACCGCTGTTGGTGAGAGAGGAATAAATCTGAGCGGTGGCCAGCGAGCTCGGATAAATCTAGCGCGAGCGATCTATAAAGACGCCGATATTTATCTGCTGGACGATCCTCTCTCTGCTGTGGATTCACACGTCAGTAAACGTCTCATTGATGACTGTATTTGCGGCTACTTAAAG GACAAAACGAGGATTCTGGTAACGCATCAGCTACAATATTTGCAACTCGCCGACCAAATCGTCGTGATGAACAACGGCGCTATCAAACAGAAGGGTACTTTCAACGAGTTGCAAGCACTAGGCCTGGATTTCATGAAATTGCTGAAGACAACAGAGCCAGCGAGCAAAGAAGCTGACGTCGGTCGGCCCGAGAGTCGCCGTCGAAGCTCTGCAAGATGCGAGACAAAAAGCGGCGACGAAGATTCAGATGTCTCGCCTGTTGAAATGCGCGAAATAGCAGCAAAGGGTCATCTATCTCGCGACGTGTTCTTCGCCTACTTCAAAGCGAGCAAAAAACCCTTCATGATCGCGATGATGATACTGATTTTCTTAGTGAACCAAATAGTGTCCGGCGGTAGCGATTACTTCGTCGCGTTTTGGGTAAACGTCGAATCGAATTCGTGGCATGAAAGCGACAATTCGACGAAGGAGTTTCTATGGGACGGTCCGTTGTCCCGTGATTCGATGATCTACATATACAGCGCGATGATAGTGGGCATTATACTGCTGTGGCAACTTCAGACGATTGTGTACTTTACAGTATGCATGTGGTCCTCGGTGAATTTACATTCCGACATGTTTCACAGTATATTGCGCACTACTATGTACTTCTACAATACCAACCCAGCTGGTCGTATATTAAACAG ATTCGCCAGAGACATCAATATCGTCGATACAATGTTGTCGATGTGCATTTTCGACATTATCGTAATAGGACTCATCTTAATCACAGTAGTAATTATGGTCATCGCAGTTACTCCATGGCTGGCGATACCTACGATGGTTTGTACCtgcatttttgttttcttccgCTCAATATATATCTGCACCAGTCGCAATATTAAACGGCTTGAAGGAACAA CGCGTTCGCCTATCTTCGATCATCTCGGAGCGTCTCTGCAAGGTCTAACGACAATCAGAGCCTTCAACGCCGAAGAAATATTAATGGCAGATTTGTGCAATCATCAAGATGTCCATTCATCCGCCTGCTTCCTCTTCATGTCCACTTCTCGAGCCTTCGGATTCTACATTGACGTGATTTGCCAATTGTACATCGGGGTGATAATTGCAGCTTTTACGTTCTTCGATGGTTTGGCCGTGGTCAGTAACATCGGTTTGATCATCACGCAGACCATGTCGTTGACGATGATGCTGCAGTGGGGAATCCGACAGACGGCTGAATTGGAGAGTCAGTTGACTTCGATAGAGAGAATCCTCGAGTATAGTCGCTTAGAGGAGGAGCCGATGATCGACGGTAAACCGGAGACCAAACCACCGGATGATTGGCCGACGAAGGGTCTCGTGGAATTCAAAGATGTGAATTTAATGTACATTCGCGGAGGTGCTCATGTACTTAAAAGTATCAATTTCATTGTCCTGCCGAAGGAAAAAATCGGTATTGTCGGCAGAACCGGCGCGGGAAAGTCGTCACTGATTAACGCTCTTTTCCGTCTGGCCTACATAGAGGGAGAGATTCGCATAGATGATGTGTCCACCGACGCGATTGCCTTGCACGATTTCCGATCAAAGATCAGTATTATCCCGCAGGAACCGTTCTTGTTCACCGGCAGTCTGCGACGCAACCTTGATCCCTTTGATCAGTTCTCTGACGCGGTATTATGGCAGGCTCTTCAGGATGTTGAATTGAAAGAAACGATTTCCGACATGGCCGGTGGATTGGACACCAAAGTATCGGACGAGGGGTCGAATTTTAGCGTCGGGCAGCGACAACTCTTGTGCCTTGCGCGCGCTATCGTCAAGAACAATCGAATTATGGTGTTGGATGAGGCAACTGCCAATATCGATCCTTACACGGATTCCTTGATACAAAAAACAGTTAAgacaaaatttgtaaattgcaCTGTATTCACTATAGCTCACAGATTGAACACTATTATGGATAGCGATAGAATATTTGTGATGGATGCTGGGTGCCTTGTG GAATTTGATCACCCATACATTCTTTTACAACGAAAAGGacgtttttataatatggTACAACAGACAGGTGTGATGGCCGAAAATCTTATGGACATTGCTGCAAAA AGTTTCTATGAAAAGGATAGACCACCGTCCAGATGA
- the LOC105673609 gene encoding probable multidrug resistance-associated protein lethal(2)03659 isoform X2, giving the protein MINDGQRKYPINPRQNANVFSLVTYWWTRKIFWTGYNKDLEESDLYVTLKQDRTSYLGEIIGNAWKKEVDSCAKKKNGSTPQLLRVLLRCFGIPFLLIGIGEAVMELFSRMYQPVLFASLLRNFSNNRDEWSNEVYYCAAGMILLSILDCFIIHYTMHCTMHIGLRIKIACTSLIYQKILKLSNSVLDYETSVGQMVNFLSSDITRLESSLWDLHYIWIAPIQVVWISYNVFNEVGWAGIIGMAVLLLFIPFQALLAKKMTPLTLKSAERSDDRLRLMNQVIAGLQVIKMYVWEKPFYTLVEKARKREMNIIKKYSILKQLALTLDCYVPRLCLFVTILAYVLFGNYINPEKVYLVTAYFNVLRNSMIFGFSMGLHQLVQALVSIRRLRKFMMHSEITKTKQNPDRMDVKSSFALRMINVNAKWHGDGKDDTLRNVNLTVAPGSFVAIVGQVGSGKSSLLQAILQELPLTSGSIDSCGRINYISQQPWIFASSVKQNILFGQKVDKSRYAKVIRVCQMESDICSFPHGDSTAVGERGINLSGGQRARINLARAIYKDADIYLLDDPLSAVDSHVSKRLIDDCICGYLKDKTRILVTHQLQYLQLADQIVVMNNGAIKQKGTFNELQALGLDFMKLLKTTEPASKEADVGRPESRRRSSARCETKSGDEDSDVSPVEMREIAAKGHLSRDVFFAYFKASKKPFMIAMMILIFLVNQIVSGGSDYFVAFWVNVESNSWHESDNSTKEFLWDGPLSRDSMIYIYSAMIVGIILLWQLQTIVYFTVCMWSSVNLHSDMFHSILRTTMYFYNTNPAGRILNRFARDINIVDTMLSMCIFDIIVIGLILITVVIMVIAVTPWLAIPTMVCTCIFVFFRSIYICTSRNIKRLEGTTRSPIFDHLGASLQGLTTIRAFNAEEILMADLCNHQDVHSSACFLFMSTSRAFGFYIDVICQLYIGVIIAAFTFFDGLAVVSNIGLIITQTMSLTMMLQWGIRQTAELESQLTSIERILEYSRLEEEPMIDGKPETKPPDDWPTKGLVEFKDVNLMYIRGGAHVLKSINFIVLPKEKIGIVGRTGAGKSSLINALFRLAYIEGEIRIDDVSTDAIALHDFRSKISIIPQEPFLFTGSLRRNLDPFDQFSDAVLWQALQDVELKETISDMAGGLDTKVSDEGSNFSVGQRQLLCLARAIVKNNRIMVLDEATANIDPYTDSLIQKTEFDHPYILLQRKGRFYNMVQQTGVMAENLMDIAAKSFYEKDRPPSR; this is encoded by the exons ATGATAAACGACGGTCAAAGAAAATATCCAATAAATCCACGGCAAAATGCGAATGTATTCTCTCTCGTTACTTACTG GTGGACCCGAAAGATTTTTTGGACTggatataataaagatttggAAGAGAGCGATCTATACGTCACACTTAAACAAGACAGAACCAGTTACTTAGGCGAAATTATAGGCAATGCTTGGAAAAAAGAAGTAGATTCGTGcgctaaaaagaaaaatggctCCACGCCACAATTACTCAGAGTGTTGTTACGCTGTTTTGGCAtaccatttttattaattggaaTCGGAGAAGCAGTAATGGAATTATTCTCCAG aatgTATCAACCGGTATTATTCGCCTCTTTGTTACGCAATTTCTCAAACAACAGAGATGAATGGAGCAACGAGGTGTATTACTGCGCTGCCGGTATGATACTGTTATCTATCCTGGACTGTTTCATCATACATTACACAATGCATTGCACCATGCATATAGGACTGAGAATTAAAATAGCCTGTActtcattaatttatcaaaagatattaaaactttcaaattCTGTGCTGGATTACGAGACGTCTGTTGGACAG atgGTCAATTTTTTGAGCAGTGATATTACCAGGTTGGAATCGTCCTTGTGGGATCTGCACTACATTTGGATCGCTCCTATTCAAGTGGTATGGATTTCGTATAATGTATTTAACGAAGTTGGATGGGCGGGGATAATCGGAATGGCCGttcttttactatttattcCTTTTCAAG cGTTATTGGCAAAAAAAATGACACCTTTAACGCTTAAATCAGCGGAGAGATCAGACGATAGGCTCAGACTGATGAATCAAGTAATCGCGGGATTGCAAGTGATTAAAATGTATGTTTGGGAGAAACCGTTTTACACTCTCGTGGAGAAAGCAAGGAA ACGtgaaatgaatataataaaaaaatactcaattttaaaacaattagcTCTTACTCTCGACTGCTATGTGCCACGATTGTGTCTCTTTGTCACGATATTAGCGTATGTTCTATTCGGGAATTATATCAATCCTGAAAAGGTGTACTTAGTCACAGCATACTTCAATGTCTTGCGAAACTCAATGATCTTTGGATTTTCAATGG GTCTCCATCAGCTGGTGCAGGCACTGGTATCTATTCGTCGTTTGCGAAAATTTATGATGCATTCAGAGATTACAAAGACAAAACAAAACCCAGATCGAATGGATGTTAAAAGCTCGTTTGCGCTTCGCATGATCAACGTCAACGCCAAATGGCATGGTGACGGTAAGGATGATACACTGCGCAACGTGAATCTGACAGTGGCCCCTGGTAGTTTCGTCGCCATTGTCGGTCAGGTGGGTTCTGGCAAAAGTAGTCTATTGCAAGCGATCCTTCAAGAACTGCCTTTGACGAGCGGGAGCATCGACAGTTGCGGCCGAATAAATTACATCAGTCAGCAACCGTGGATCTTCGCCTCTTCTGTGAAGCAGAACATTCTGTTCGGTCAAAAAGTGGACAAGTCGCGTTATGCCAAAGTGATCCGGGTGTGCCAAATGGAATCGGACATATGCTCATTTCCGCACGGTGATTCCACCGCTGTTGGTGAGAGAGGAATAAATCTGAGCGGTGGCCAGCGAGCTCGGATAAATCTAGCGCGAGCGATCTATAAAGACGCCGATATTTATCTGCTGGACGATCCTCTCTCTGCTGTGGATTCACACGTCAGTAAACGTCTCATTGATGACTGTATTTGCGGCTACTTAAAG GACAAAACGAGGATTCTGGTAACGCATCAGCTACAATATTTGCAACTCGCCGACCAAATCGTCGTGATGAACAACGGCGCTATCAAACAGAAGGGTACTTTCAACGAGTTGCAAGCACTAGGCCTGGATTTCATGAAATTGCTGAAGACAACAGAGCCAGCGAGCAAAGAAGCTGACGTCGGTCGGCCCGAGAGTCGCCGTCGAAGCTCTGCAAGATGCGAGACAAAAAGCGGCGACGAAGATTCAGATGTCTCGCCTGTTGAAATGCGCGAAATAGCAGCAAAGGGTCATCTATCTCGCGACGTGTTCTTCGCCTACTTCAAAGCGAGCAAAAAACCCTTCATGATCGCGATGATGATACTGATTTTCTTAGTGAACCAAATAGTGTCCGGCGGTAGCGATTACTTCGTCGCGTTTTGGGTAAACGTCGAATCGAATTCGTGGCATGAAAGCGACAATTCGACGAAGGAGTTTCTATGGGACGGTCCGTTGTCCCGTGATTCGATGATCTACATATACAGCGCGATGATAGTGGGCATTATACTGCTGTGGCAACTTCAGACGATTGTGTACTTTACAGTATGCATGTGGTCCTCGGTGAATTTACATTCCGACATGTTTCACAGTATATTGCGCACTACTATGTACTTCTACAATACCAACCCAGCTGGTCGTATATTAAACAG ATTCGCCAGAGACATCAATATCGTCGATACAATGTTGTCGATGTGCATTTTCGACATTATCGTAATAGGACTCATCTTAATCACAGTAGTAATTATGGTCATCGCAGTTACTCCATGGCTGGCGATACCTACGATGGTTTGTACCtgcatttttgttttcttccgCTCAATATATATCTGCACCAGTCGCAATATTAAACGGCTTGAAGGAACAA CGCGTTCGCCTATCTTCGATCATCTCGGAGCGTCTCTGCAAGGTCTAACGACAATCAGAGCCTTCAACGCCGAAGAAATATTAATGGCAGATTTGTGCAATCATCAAGATGTCCATTCATCCGCCTGCTTCCTCTTCATGTCCACTTCTCGAGCCTTCGGATTCTACATTGACGTGATTTGCCAATTGTACATCGGGGTGATAATTGCAGCTTTTACGTTCTTCGATGGTTTGGCCGTGGTCAGTAACATCGGTTTGATCATCACGCAGACCATGTCGTTGACGATGATGCTGCAGTGGGGAATCCGACAGACGGCTGAATTGGAGAGTCAGTTGACTTCGATAGAGAGAATCCTCGAGTATAGTCGCTTAGAGGAGGAGCCGATGATCGACGGTAAACCGGAGACCAAACCACCGGATGATTGGCCGACGAAGGGTCTCGTGGAATTCAAAGATGTGAATTTAATGTACATTCGCGGAGGTGCTCATGTACTTAAAAGTATCAATTTCATTGTCCTGCCGAAGGAAAAAATCGGTATTGTCGGCAGAACCGGCGCGGGAAAGTCGTCACTGATTAACGCTCTTTTCCGTCTGGCCTACATAGAGGGAGAGATTCGCATAGATGATGTGTCCACCGACGCGATTGCCTTGCACGATTTCCGATCAAAGATCAGTATTATCCCGCAGGAACCGTTCTTGTTCACCGGCAGTCTGCGACGCAACCTTGATCCCTTTGATCAGTTCTCTGACGCGGTATTATGGCAGGCTCTTCAGGATGTTGAATTGAAAGAAACGATTTCCGACATGGCCGGTGGATTGGACACCAAAGTATCGGACGAGGGGTCGAATTTTAGCGTCGGGCAGCGACAACTCTTGTGCCTTGCGCGCGCTATCGTCAAGAACAATCGAATTATGGTGTTGGATGAGGCAACTGCCAATATCGATCCTTACACGGATTCCTTGATACAAAAAACA GAATTTGATCACCCATACATTCTTTTACAACGAAAAGGacgtttttataatatggTACAACAGACAGGTGTGATGGCCGAAAATCTTATGGACATTGCTGCAAAA AGTTTCTATGAAAAGGATAGACCACCGTCCAGATGA